The Nitrospira sp. genome includes the window GGATGGCCGGCCGGTAAGGCCGGGTCATGTTGGGAATGATCAATCAAGGTCTTGAGTTCATCGATCGTGGGCCCGCGCCAGCTCGATTGTCCACCGACGGTTTTCGTGGCACAGCGTTCGTTCGAACGGCTCCACACATCGTGCTCCCGATCCGGCTCCTGCTCCCAGATTATTCCGGTCTGGCCGTCTTTGACGGCAGCCCCGTCAAGGACCAGCACAAATCGAACCTCCCGCTGCTCAGCAAGACCCTGATTCGTCACAAGTGCCAGCGCCAGTCCGACTCCAATAGCCCATAATTTTGCAGAAACGGGTCCGTGCTTCGTCATGATCGGCCTCCGCAATGTCCGGCACTCCACTGGCATGAGCACAAGCAGTCTGCCGGAGGCTGCTTGTCTTTTCAATAGCCCCTGTTGCATGCTGGGGGCCGTTTTGAACGGTCGGAGCGATCGTCGGACGTTGAATCTATCGAAGGAGG containing:
- a CDS encoding DUF1566 domain-containing protein; protein product: MTKHGPVSAKLWAIGVGLALALVTNQGLAEQREVRFVLVLDGAAVKDGQTGIIWEQEPDREHDVWSRSNERCATKTVGGQSSWRGPTIDELKTLIDHSQHDPALPAGHPFSNIKSEIYWTSTPHPTEDIVAWQVSFFSGEPVTDQKSGTRRMWCVLDRMKP